GCTGGTGGTTGGTaagccccagggctggcaggcgCTTCTCCTCCCCGTTCTTCTGCAGCCAGGACTTGTAAGCCTGCGGGAGAGCTGGCCTGAAGCTTCGAGAAGGGACAGACAGACGCAGGGGGTCCGTGTCCTTTCTGGATGGCGGTACTCACGTTGTAGGCTGCCTTGAGCCCGCCGTTGTCAGCGATGTTCTCGCCCAGTGTCTGCCGCCCGTTGACCTTCTCGCTGTGCACGGTGTAGCGGCCGTACTGCTCCGTCATGCACGCCGTCCGGTTCTTGAAGGCCTCCAGGGAGGAGTTCTGCCACCACGGCCGCAGGTTTCCCTCTTTGTCGTACTCCCGTCCTGCGGGACCGAGCCGTGGGTTGGAGTGGGACCAGGGGAAGCCGTCCACCCgcagcccctctgctgcagggGTTCCCGAAGCAGAATGGGGTGTGGTGGAGGAATAGGCACCGGGGGATGCCAGGGGGACTGGGCACCTTGGGGGGAAgatgtcccccagcccctgttccaggcaggctctgcctggGGTTCAGCCATGTGCTTGGGTCCCCAGGCATCCTCCAGTGCCTTCTCGTTATCCCAGCCCAGATCTgtgatcccaaattccctcattGACCCCATGTCGGCTCCGAGGGCTGTGGTGAAGGTGCAAAGCAGAGTGGATGTGAGAGGGACCCATCCCATGCCCGGGAGGGAGGAGGATGAgaaggggctggggctgcagacaCTGTGTCCTCACCAAGCGGATGGAGCGAAAGCTGCACAGAGAAGCCGGGGGGAGATATCGGCAGGTGCCACCTGGGGAGACAGGACGATAGAAGGGGGTGGCCAGGGGGGCACGAGCACACATGATGCGATGGATGGCAAAGCAGGACCCCTGTGCACCCAGGGCGCTTCttccccatgccatgggcaggggctgggggggacaggaaGGTGACAGGGGTTGGGGGCAGCGCTGCCTGTAGGCTCTCACCTTGGTCATCAAATGCATGGGTCAGCTCGTGCCCCATCACCACGCCAATGCCACCAAAATTAAGGGCTCTGTGGGGCCATGGGAAAGAACCAGGTAAGTACAGGATGTGTTAATGATGCTGTTGCAGCCCACCCCATCTCCATCTGGGCACCCAATGAAACTCTGCTCCATCTGGGACCCAGCGGGGAATCACTCctgttggggacactggtggcCTTAAGGGGACTCAGGCTGTCTTGACTGCAGGGTGTAAAGCAGGGACACCCAAGCCCTTTTATTTGTGACTGTGGAGGGTCTCTGTGGCATGCTGGCCCTGATCCAACCCATGGTTCCAGGAGGTGCCCCCCATGCCAGACTCACTTGGGGTGGTTGCGGGCGTAGAAGGGAGCCTGgaggatcccagcaggaaagaCGATCCCGTTCTTGGTGGGCAGGTAATAGGCATTGACAGTCTGTGGGGTCATGCTccacctggggcagggaggtgggacaggggacaggcagggctgtgtccctctcaccccagccccagcaccctcctgTGCCATTGCCCACCACAGGGCCCCCTGCCCAAAGCTGACACTTTTGCCCCCACCCTGTTCCCAAGAACCTTACCTGGGGATAAGCTATGGATACAGCAGGTGACCTACAGTGCTATGCTACCCCATGAGGGTGACCTCCTCCCCACTGAACCAGTGCCATCCAGGCACCCAGGATCACATccacccctccttcctcccGAGTCCACCCCTTACTGGTCGCGGTTCGGGGGTTTCCGGAGCTGGTCGGCCATCACTTTGGCAGAGAAGTTGTAGAAGTTGAGCATGTTTTGGAAGAAGGAGTCTTCAGAGACCTCATActggtgaggaagaggagggatgAGGACAGGTCCACTGGGGTGGTTCCCCACACCCTGtccagtgctggggtggctTTACATAACATCCCAAATAGGGACATAGCTTGACAATGGGGCCCCCCAGAGCTTGGCATGACCAAGTCTCTCCCCAAAAGCCAGGTGCCCCCTACCCCATCATAGACATCATCCAGCTCCTTGTTGTCCAGAATGAAGTCAGGGAAGCCAATCATGTCATAGATGGCATCTGCCTGCATGAGGAGAGGCCCCAGCAGTGAGTTGGAGGAGCTTATATTGGATAGGGTGAAGTTTCCcatcctcttccctccctgggGTCACCTTCTCCTTTGCAGCCTGCCTGGTCTTCTCATCCATCCAGTCCAGCTGGTCCAGGGACACCTCAAAGGCTGCACGGATCTCGCTGATCATCTcctcagcctggggaggggagggaatgAAGGCCCCCCACAACGCCTTGGTAGGGACAGGGTGGACAGGGTACAACCTCCCCAGGACTGAGAgtcccatttcccagctccctgccttccagccctggggctTGGGTGGAATCAGGATTCCCAGGGATGAtgatggggaggggatggggacagaagTATTCTCACAATGGCCTTGCTGTCCCGGTCAAAGGTGGCTTTGACGAAGAGAGACCCCAGTGCAAAGCCCAATGTGTCATCCGTGTTGGAGATGCAGGTTTGCCACCGGGGCGTGCAGGACTGTGGGAGTGAGATGAGGCTCTGTGAGACCCTCAGCCCactcccctgctcccctgccttcacccagcctggctctgcctcctCATCAGAGGAGAGATGCACAGCAGTAAAACCCCCATCCCAAAAGACAATCCCTGGGTTCCCACTGAAGCATCCAGGTCTTAGCATCCCAAGGGCATCTGAAGGACAGAGGAGGTCCTGGCTACTTCCAGGCTGAGGGCAGAGGGGTCTGATCCCAGGGCCCTCTGTTACCTTCCTGGTGCCATAGAGTGtctccagcagcctctcctgggctgtCTCAAAGCGCTGGTCCAGGCTGGAGGCTGTCTTCTGCACCAGGTTCCAGATCAGGTAGTTGTTCAGGATGCTGCAGGGGCAGAAAGATGCTGCAGCTCACCACAGTCTCTGACTTCCAGACACTGACGAGCCCAAAATGTGCCCCTgacatgggggacacagccagggatgtGAAGGAATCTCACCTTCTATCAGTGTCATTGATGAGGTCAGAGACCTGCTGGAGGTAGGTGTCCCCATACACCACCACAGGCTCTGTGTCTGCCAGCTCCAGTGGGGCCAGGGCGTAGGACAGGTAATCCAGCCAGTCAATGGCAGgggccagcagctggaggggacacaggaatgTGGCACCAGGGGCTTGGAATGGATCTACTGCATTCTGCTCAGCATGGAGGGGATCTCCTGGGGCAGGAACTGTGCTTTCTGGGAAGGACCCAAAGTCCCTCAACACTCCAGATCTTTCTCTgcacccctcctgctgctcttaaTCCTGATGGACAAGGAGGGGACCTCTGGACCCCACAATATGAGGTGGCAGCTTCCCCCAAATGGTAACAACTGAGGGGAGGAGCACTACTCTTCAACACCCAGTGCATATCCCACAGCAGATGGGGCTGCCCACGGTGTCCCAGAGTGAGGACAGCAATGGGCACAGACCCCTTGGTGCACTCTGGACAACTCCCCATATGTCCCAGAAGGGTCTCCCCAGGTTGCTCTCGGCCGTgcccacctgcagctcagcaatGCTCATCTTGTGGTAGATCTTCTCATCATCTCGCCGCTCAGCCTGGGGCACGGTGATGTTGGCCAGCTGGGTTTCAAAGTCCAGCACCTGCTGCATTTGGAGGCGGGTGGGCTCTGGGGTGCCccccagcagtgtgcccagctCCACCATGTAGTCCAGGTATGCTGCCAGAACCTGTGGAACCCCAAGCCGTGCCTCAGTACCAACCACAGCTCACCCCACCTCCCTGGGGTGGGCACCCAACAGGCAGCATGGAGATGCCTGttgtgtcccagtgctgctttcACCCCATTGCCACGGATTTCCCCTGACTGCTGTTGGCAGCATGCCCAGCACCCAGCCTCACCCTCTCATTGGCAGTCTTGTTCAGATAGTAATCCCGGGATGGGAGGAAAAGCCCTGACTGGTCCACCtggggggagagaggggaagcATAGACATTCTGGTGTGCCCTGGTGTCTGCCACCCCTGGGGGCCAAGATGCCAACCTGGATGATGTTGCTGTTGGAGCTCTTGGAGTCTGCACCCACATACACTGTGAAGAAGGGGGTTGCCCGGTATGTGCCTGACACACTCTTGAGTACCTCCATGAAGCTGGTTTGGTTCCAGGAGCCAGTGATGTTCCATCCCCCAATCTGCCAGCAGACAGACCCAGCACCTCAAGGAGGGACGGGGTGCAATCCCCGAGGTCTATTCCCTCCCCAGTTAGATGAAGAGCTAAACAGGAGGTGTTCTGGGCTGAGCCCTGACAGCTCAGCTCACGTGTGGGTGTCTGCCCACCTTGTCGATGAGCTCCATAAGGGGCTGGGAGCCCAGCTCCTCTATCCTCTGCTCCTTGAGGCAGGACAGGTAGTACCGCTGTGTCTTCCGCTCTGCCTCGCTGCTGGAGTTGAAGGTGGCGTTTTCTGCGGGAGGCTGTGGGTCAGCCCCAGTGACACAGAGGTCACCCCCTCAGTGTCTCTGACCCCTTGGTGCCCACCTAGGAGATGCTTCATGATGGCCTGATTCTGGTCCCAGATGCTGTTGAAGGTGCTCCACTTGGAGCGCCCATTGGGTAGCGGGTTCCTCTTAATCCAGCCCCCACACGAGTACTGGTAGAAGTCCTGGCATGGGTCCATCTCTGTATCCAGGGCCTCCAGGATCTTACTGGCCACCCGGACACAGGCATCCGTCAGGCACGTGCTGTGAGAGGGATCTGGCAGGGAAGGcatgcctggggctgggcgAGTGTACTGGGGGAAACCGAGGCACGGAGCGGGGCCAAGCCCTGTCTGTACCCCAAGATGGGCAGAGCATCTGGAGCAGGCACCCTGGGCTGACCCATCACTCCTCATTTTCCCGTGTCCTCCCGGGTGTGGGGACGCCACTGCCAAGTCTCCCTACCTCTGCGGTACTGAATGGCCAGAGTGACGACGGCGACGCTGAGCAGCAGGGCCAAGGAGACGGCGACGGCGCAgagcaccagctccagctggctgcGCGAGGCCAGGCGGTTCAGCAGCGTCCCCGGCCCCTTCCGAAACCccacctgggcaggagcaggacctGCCATCGCACCATGGGGGGGCGAACATCACTgcccccccttccctccctgctgctccccagtgccTGGCGTGGCTGCATGAGGAGGTGGGGACCAGGGCATCCCTCTCCACCAGTCCTGGCAAGCCAGTGATGAGTGCTGGCAGTTCCCCGCAAGCCACAAGGAAGGACGATCGTCCAGGCACAGTCTGTGCCGCATTTTGGCTgactcccagcacatccctgggcacagccaggtcTAGCTTGGCTCCCaaccctgctcccactgcccacTTGGTTGCAGGCAGGCCccagagggtgaggaggggggtagagaggatggagagggggAGGATGGAGGAGCCGGGGCAGACCTCACCTCCACGCTGTCGGGAGATGCGCTGCCATCCCCCGCCGGCTCCGGCCCCTCCTCGTCCTGCAGCGTGGCACGCTTGTAGTTGGGCATCTGCtaagggagggacagggacgtGAGGGTAGCTGTTCCCCGCCCTGTCACACCCTCTGGCTCTTATGGCAGGGCCCAGTTCCTGCTCAGTAAGTATGCAGTGGGGCTGAGGCCGCCCCTGACCCCCTTCAGTGTGCCTGGGCCTCCCCTAAAGGTTGTCTCCAGCCCTGTGTGGCCCTGGAGAGCATAGGGAGAGCTGCTAATGAGGGGCTTGGGGGCCGTCACCGGAGCATCCCTCCGCATAGCCAAGGCATCAGCCCTGCCGACAGGTGACACATTGCCACGGAGACATGGTCCCCGTCACCAAGCAACGGTTTCCTAGTACTGCTGTCTCACCCCTCCTCCCCTGACTGGAACTTTCCATGCAGATGTGCACCGGTCTGAAACATCTGGAAGTGcttccagccccatcctggcTCCGGGGGTGACCAGAATGGAGGACAGAATGTGCAAGGAGAGAAGGGGCACTGCAGTGTGTaccagccagcagggcagggtcccCCTTACTCCTGGCCTCGCAAAGCAGCTTGCACAGATCCAGCCGTGAGGGCTGCTGAGGACTCAGCCAagagggaggtggtggagttgAGCCAGCAGCATTGGAGGAGAGGATAAGCTAGAAGCAAATGCTGGAGGTTTTGGTGAAAGAGAATCAGCAATGCCACTGGTTGTGAGCTGTGCTTAGGCTTCAGAGTTAACGCCTGGGTGGGTTGCAGCTCACCCTCcagtctgtgctgcagacaaCAGTGAATGCCCAGCCTTCACGGCCGGGAGGCACCTGGGGTGGGACAGATGATGGGCAGAGGGGAGAGCAAGGAGAATGTCtcatgcccagctctgcccactgtcacactgctgggatggggaaggggcatcgccaagggctgcagcaggagggtggGATTGACAGTTGGCAGGAGCCCCCCACCGAGTCAGGCTCCTGGAAGATGCTGGTGTTAGGAGGGATTGCTCAGCATCCTGTAGGAGCTTGGCCAGCCTGGCCCCTCCACTACCCCAGTTCTCCTCAATAtgctcctttcccctcctgGGTGGTCCTCATCCTGGGCAATAGCCAGCAACACCTCTCCAGCATCTTCTCAAGGCAGGAGCCTATTGCTGGGGCTCCTCCTACCCCCTCTATAGGGCTGAGACCCGTGGAGACAGGGACCCTGCCCCCTCCAGAGGTGCTGTCTTGGGGGtcaccccaggagcagcattACTGTATGTTCC
This Catharus ustulatus isolate bCatUst1 chromosome 10, bCatUst1.pri.v2, whole genome shotgun sequence DNA region includes the following protein-coding sequences:
- the ECE2 gene encoding endothelin-converting enzyme 2 isoform X2; the protein is MARMNVALQELGHAQMPNYKRATLQDEEGPEPAGDGSASPDSVEVGFRKGPGTLLNRLASRSQLELVLCAVAVSLALLLSVAVVTLAIQYRRDPSHSTCLTDACVRVASKILEALDTEMDPCQDFYQYSCGGWIKRNPLPNGRSKWSTFNSIWDQNQAIMKHLLENATFNSSSEAERKTQRYYLSCLKEQRIEELGSQPLMELIDKIGGWNITGSWNQTSFMEVLKSVSGTYRATPFFTVYVGADSKSSNSNIIQVDQSGLFLPSRDYYLNKTANERVLAAYLDYMVELGTLLGGTPEPTRLQMQQVLDFETQLANITVPQAERRDDEKIYHKMSIAELQLLAPAIDWLDYLSYALAPLELADTEPVVVYGDTYLQQVSDLINDTDRSILNNYLIWNLVQKTASSLDQRFETAQERLLETLYGTRKSCTPRWQTCISNTDDTLGFALGSLFVKATFDRDSKAIAEEMISEIRAAFEVSLDQLDWMDEKTRQAAKEKADAIYDMIGFPDFILDNKELDDVYDGYEVSEDSFFQNMLNFYNFSAKVMADQLRKPPNRDQWSMTPQTVNAYYLPTKNGIVFPAGILQAPFYARNHPKALNFGGIGVVMGHELTHAFDDQGREYDKEGNLRPWWQNSSLEAFKNRTACMTEQYGRYTVHSEKVNGRQTLGENIADNGGLKAAYNAYKSWLQKNGEEKRLPALGLTNHQLFFVGFAQVWCSVRTPESSHEGLVTDPHSPDKYRVIGTLSNSRDFVEHFGCPLGSPMNPGKHCEVW
- the ECE2 gene encoding endothelin-converting enzyme 2 isoform X3, with amino-acid sequence MARMNVALQELGHAMPNYKRATLQDEEGPEPAGDGSASPDSVEVGFRKGPGTLLNRLASRSQLELVLCAVAVSLALLLSVAVVTLAIQYRRDPSHSTCLTDACVRVASKILEALDTEMDPCQDFYQYSCGGWIKRNPLPNGRSKWSTFNSIWDQNQAIMKHLLENATFNSSSEAERKTQRYYLSCLKEQRIEELGSQPLMELIDKIGGWNITGSWNQTSFMEVLKSVSGTYRATPFFTVYVGADSKSSNSNIIQVDQSGLFLPSRDYYLNKTANERVLAAYLDYMVELGTLLGGTPEPTRLQMQQVLDFETQLANITVPQAERRDDEKIYHKMSIAELQLLAPAIDWLDYLSYALAPLELADTEPVVVYGDTYLQQVSDLINDTDRSILNNYLIWNLVQKTASSLDQRFETAQERLLETLYGTRKSCTPRWQTCISNTDDTLGFALGSLFVKATFDRDSKAIAEEMISEIRAAFEVSLDQLDWMDEKTRQAAKEKADAIYDMIGFPDFILDNKELDDVYDGYEVSEDSFFQNMLNFYNFSAKVMADQLRKPPNRDQWSMTPQTVNAYYLPTKNGIVFPAGILQAPFYARNHPKALNFGGIGVVMGHELTHAFDDQGREYDKEGNLRPWWQNSSLEAFKNRTACMTEQYGRYTVHSEKVNGRQTLGENIADNGGLKAAYNAYKSWLQKNGEEKRLPALGLTNHQLFFVGFAQVWCSVRTPESSHEGLVTDPHSPDKYRVIGTLSNSRDFVEHFGCPLGSPMNPGKHCEVW
- the ECE2 gene encoding endothelin-converting enzyme 2 isoform X1; the encoded protein is MRRDAPVTAPKPLISSSPYALQGHTGLETTFRGGPGTLKGVRGGLSPTAYLLTDAQLQACHAAGRGGAGAGGGWQRISRQRGGPAPAQVGFRKGPGTLLNRLASRSQLELVLCAVAVSLALLLSVAVVTLAIQYRRDPSHSTCLTDACVRVASKILEALDTEMDPCQDFYQYSCGGWIKRNPLPNGRSKWSTFNSIWDQNQAIMKHLLENATFNSSSEAERKTQRYYLSCLKEQRIEELGSQPLMELIDKIGGWNITGSWNQTSFMEVLKSVSGTYRATPFFTVYVGADSKSSNSNIIQVDQSGLFLPSRDYYLNKTANERVLAAYLDYMVELGTLLGGTPEPTRLQMQQVLDFETQLANITVPQAERRDDEKIYHKMSIAELQLLAPAIDWLDYLSYALAPLELADTEPVVVYGDTYLQQVSDLINDTDRSILNNYLIWNLVQKTASSLDQRFETAQERLLETLYGTRKSCTPRWQTCISNTDDTLGFALGSLFVKATFDRDSKAIAEEMISEIRAAFEVSLDQLDWMDEKTRQAAKEKADAIYDMIGFPDFILDNKELDDVYDGYEVSEDSFFQNMLNFYNFSAKVMADQLRKPPNRDQWSMTPQTVNAYYLPTKNGIVFPAGILQAPFYARNHPKALNFGGIGVVMGHELTHAFDDQGREYDKEGNLRPWWQNSSLEAFKNRTACMTEQYGRYTVHSEKVNGRQTLGENIADNGGLKAAYNAYKSWLQKNGEEKRLPALGLTNHQLFFVGFAQVWCSVRTPESSHEGLVTDPHSPDKYRVIGTLSNSRDFVEHFGCPLGSPMNPGKHCEVW